The Candidatus Melainabacteria bacterium genome includes the window TTCATCGAGGGGCACGAAGATCCTGATGAGTCTGCCGCTCGCGAAGTTTTTGAGGAGACCGGGCTCAACATTCACAACCAGAAATTGCTCAAGGCCACTGCGCCGGGGCGGGGTATCAACGTCATCATTCTTTTTTACGCAGCCGAATCTGCAACAGGCGAAATGGTTGCTGGTGACGATGCCAGCGATGTAGGAGCGTTCAAGCAAGATGAACTACCGTCCAACATCGCCTTCGAGTGGCACAGGCGCATGATTGCCAAGTTTTTTGAAATGAATGGAAAAATGATCCAACCGGCATAAGCACCAGATTTAGTGCTGGGCTTTTCGATTTTCAATCTTCTGCTCTGCAGGTATCTTTGCCACTAGAATTTCCTGCAACTCGTCAGCAGCATTCATATTGGAACCAACCAGATATGACATTTTCCTGGTATTGATGGTGAATCCCTCGGGCAAAAATGGCGACGATGGTTTGACCGCGCGAAGATCACCCCACAGATAACCACGCTCAAAAAACAAATTCTTGAGTAACAACTTTTCAGCTGTAACTTCCACCTTGAGCGGCATCAAAGCAATGACTACAGTGCGCCACAAAAGGACAATTGTTGCAACCACACTAAAACTCAACAACAGCCACCAGTCGGAAGTTGTTTTGACGTGCAAAGTAGCAAAAAAAGTCCAGATGATAGCAATGAAAACAAAGCCGTAAACGACCTGACCAAGCTGCCAGAACGCCGCTACTTTGTCGTGCTCAAACAGCTTATTAGTGCCCCGCGAAGCCGGTCCACCGGCCGGTAAACACTGTCGAATAGTATCGACAAGATCGTCGCAGTCCTTGAGCATAACTGGAAAAGATATTTCACCATCACGCGTTTCGATCACGTATCTAAGCCAGTTCCAACTGGAGCGGCGCGATAGACCACGCACTACACCCCATTCGCAAAACTGCCTCTTGAAAAGAGATACGCAGGTGATACCACTTGCATCCGTGCGAACCTGCCAGGTAATAAAGCCGTAAAAGGGCAGCAAGCATAGACCCAGCACTGCCAGCGTGATGAAAACGGCCCGCCCTGGTATTGACAATTGCATAAACTTGCCAAGAGTCATCAGCACTACAGGCAATGCCATAAAAATCACGAACAGAGTCACTTCCGAAAGCATGCGCACGAAAACCATTGCTTTCAGCCGATATGTTTTAGTCATACAAAAGCAACCTTTGCCTTAGCGGGTGCGCGAGCTGGCGGGGCTAGCTTACCTATTATCCACTCAGCGCCGAAATCTTTATGATTACTTTTGCTCTTGAGATTGAAGTTCGAATCTCATACAGGTTAGGTTCATCGCGTCTTTACATTTATCGCCTCAAGCCAACCAGCCTTTTCACTTCAAGCCCCACTGCCATTCAAGCTGCCACCACATCGGTCGCCGGTCGATTGTTCGAGTGTACGCAGAAATCCACTGCGCACGCTACGGCATCAAATCCGATTTCGCTTGAGTAGACACTCAACTGTAGAGAGGTATTTATCATGCCCGGAAGAATCAAAACTCGTCTCGAACGAGACTCTATGGGAACGATGCGGGTACCTGCGGACGCATACTACGGCGCCAGCACACAACGCGCAGTTCTCAACTTTCCTATCAGCGATCTGCGTTTTTCGCGATCGTTCATTCGCGCCCTTGCTCTGATCAAACTCTGCGCGGCCGACGTCAACAAGCGCCATGGCGCTCTCGACGCCAGTCAGGCGAGCGCGATTCGCAAGGCCGCTCGCGAAGTGGCAAACGGAAGATTCGACGAACACTTCGTCGTCGACATCTTCCAAACCGGTTCCGGAACGTCCACGAACATGAACGCCAACGAGGTAATCGCCACTCGTGCGCGCGAAATTCTGGGCGGCAAAAGAGCCGACCGCCAGCTCATTCACCCGAACGACCACGTCAATCACGGACAATCATCCAATGACGTGATTCCGACGGCAACTCACATTGCCGCCCTGATCGACATCCACACACAGCTACTGCCGGCTCTGCGACTGCTCCACGACTGCCTGGTGCGCAAAGCAAACGAATTCATGCCCGTGATCAAGACCGGCCGCACCCACTTGCAAGACGCCACACCGATCACGCTCGGTCAGGAATTCATGGGCTATGCCGGTCAGGTCGAACGTGCCATCAGCCGCGTCGAGCACGCCTGCGAACGGCTTTCTGAAGTGGCACTGGGCGGCACCGCGGTTGGTACCGGTATCAACACTCACCCCGAATTCGCTGCTCTGGTCTGCCTCAAGCTCTCCAAAATGCTGGGATTCAGAATCCGTGAAACCGACAACCACTTCCAGGCGCAAAGCACCATGGATGAAGTGGTCGAGGCCAGCGGCATTCTCAAGACCATTGCAGTCAGCCTGATCAAGATTGCCAATGACGTTCGTTGGCTGGGCAGCGGTCCTCGCGCCGGATTGGGTGAGATCGCTCTGCCCGAAGTGCAGCCCGGCAGCTCGATTATGCCAGGCAAGGTCAATCCCGTTATCGCTGAATCGATTCTGCAAGCAGCTGCTCAGGTGATCGGCAATGATGCCACCATCACCTTCGCAGGACAGTCGGGCTCGTTCGAACTCAACGTGATGCAGCCGGTTGCCGCCTACAATTTGCTGCAATCAATCGGACTTCTGGCGCGCAGCATCGATAACTTCAGGGAACGCTGCCTGGAGGATATCGAAGCTACAAGCAAGGGTCCCGAGTGCGTTCGCAACGGACTGATGCTCGCGACAGCTCTCGTGCCCGCCATCGGATACGATACCGCTGCAAGCATTGCCCACGAGGCTTCGCAAACCGGTGAATCGATTCTGGCTGTGGCATTGCGGCGTACCAGCCTGACGCAGCCGGAACTGGAAAGCCTGCTTGACCCGTTCAAGATGATCGGCCAACACTGAGATTTCCGAACCCGAAAGTGAGATTCAGTGGGACGATTGTTGTTTAACTCTTGGAAGAGCAGGCGGGATGACCACCTGCTCTTTCAAAAGCCCCAATATGCTATATAAAATAGT containing:
- a CDS encoding NUDIX hydrolase; the encoded protein is MKITEIGGRDRVVCISCEFVHWDNPKPVTATLVPMNGGIVLVKRKFEPYVGDWCLPGGFIEGHEDPDESAAREVFEETGLNIHNQKLLKATAPGRGINVIILFYAAESATGEMVAGDDASDVGAFKQDELPSNIAFEWHRRMIAKFFEMNGKMIQPA
- a CDS encoding PH domain-containing protein yields the protein MTKTYRLKAMVFVRMLSEVTLFVIFMALPVVLMTLGKFMQLSIPGRAVFITLAVLGLCLLPFYGFITWQVRTDASGITCVSLFKRQFCEWGVVRGLSRRSSWNWLRYVIETRDGEISFPVMLKDCDDLVDTIRQCLPAGGPASRGTNKLFEHDKVAAFWQLGQVVYGFVFIAIIWTFFATLHVKTTSDWWLLLSFSVVATIVLLWRTVVIALMPLKVEVTAEKLLLKNLFFERGYLWGDLRAVKPSSPFLPEGFTINTRKMSYLVGSNMNAADELQEILVAKIPAEQKIENRKAQH
- a CDS encoding class II fumarate hydratase; protein product: MPGRIKTRLERDSMGTMRVPADAYYGASTQRAVLNFPISDLRFSRSFIRALALIKLCAADVNKRHGALDASQASAIRKAAREVANGRFDEHFVVDIFQTGSGTSTNMNANEVIATRAREILGGKRADRQLIHPNDHVNHGQSSNDVIPTATHIAALIDIHTQLLPALRLLHDCLVRKANEFMPVIKTGRTHLQDATPITLGQEFMGYAGQVERAISRVEHACERLSEVALGGTAVGTGINTHPEFAALVCLKLSKMLGFRIRETDNHFQAQSTMDEVVEASGILKTIAVSLIKIANDVRWLGSGPRAGLGEIALPEVQPGSSIMPGKVNPVIAESILQAAAQVIGNDATITFAGQSGSFELNVMQPVAAYNLLQSIGLLARSIDNFRERCLEDIEATSKGPECVRNGLMLATALVPAIGYDTAASIAHEASQTGESILAVALRRTSLTQPELESLLDPFKMIGQH